AAAAAGGTTTTTTATATAAATGAAGTCCTCCGTGAAACCCTGATTTTCAAGTTTTCTGGTGCATATTCCCTTTTTTACTTTGTGTTCTTCGTGTACTTCGTGGCTAAAAAAGTACCTGCACAGCTCGAAAAATTCCTGTGCGAAATTCAGGCTGCTGAACTGCGTGATGAAAAAATCATTGTGGGGATTGCCCTGTTTTTTGGCCATAGCTCGGATTTTTCACAAGGTGGAGGCTGGACTACGTCTATAACTGGCCGGACTTGTAACCCACCTCTTCCTGAGAGTAAAGCAGGATTTGTGGAGGCCGGTTTTTGTCAATGATTGTTGTGGTCTAATAACTTTGGAACAAGCCGATGATCTCAGGGAGAAAAAAGCGGTGGAACTGGAATCAGCTTAAAACAAATCAACATTGTCGCCAAGATCAACAGTCGCTTCTTTTTCCTGCTTTTTGGGAGTCGGGGATTGTGCGGTTTCAGCATCAGGAGTTTCCTGATCTGGTTCCGTTGCGGGCGAGGCCGAATCAAATAAGTCGACATTTTCTCCGATATCCTCACTGACGGCAGAAGGCTCTGTGTCTTGAGTTTCAGTAGTTTCCGGGTTCTCTGTCGAATCAAACAAATCGACATTGTCATCATCCTCCACTTTGTTGGATTGATCCTCCGAATCAAACAAATCAATATTGTCATCATCCCCGGTGCTTTGCTGATCGTCATCAGAACCAAACAAAAAGACATCCTCCACATCTTCGTGTTTCATGGAATAAACATCAGAAGACGGTTTAGCTCCATTTTCAATAAGCAGTGAGGAAACTTCTGCTGCCTGCGCTTTGACAGGTTTGATGTTCTGCTTTTTGCGGGCATTCCGTTGTGCGAGAAATTTTTGGTGAATTTCCCGCTGACTGTGCATGGTATAGCGTTGGGCCAGTTCTTCGAGATCCTGATCCAGTTGAGAATATTCATCTTCCAGACCACCGGGAACCAGTTTACCAACCTGATCGTGAATCACTTTAAGACTACGGATGATGGCCTGAAGCTTGGTTCGCATCACCTTGTCAAACTGGACACTCGCAATCACACTGGCAATTTCAGTTTCCAGTCTTTTGGAAATATTGGAAACTTCAACCATCGATTGCATGACGGTTTCGTCATCGTTGATAATTTTTTGAACAGCTTTGCGGGTTCGTTGATAGGTTTTGTCAGTGGTTTGAAGCTGCTGATTGAGTTTTTCCGTCAGATCACGTTCATACTGCGCAAAGCTATGCAGTATTTCATTGATCGCGATGGTTTTTTCATTGAGTTCTTTTTGGGCACTGTTGGACAGTCTGCGGATGTTTTCAGACAGCACACTCAATACTTTGCCTTCTTCACCGGCACGGATGGCTTTGATGACAGCATTCAGTGTCAGATCATCCAGATCTTCCTGGATTTCTTCAATGTTGGCCACCTGTTCAGCCACCAGCCCAACCTGTTTGCTGACAATACCGATAGATCCTACAATCCGGGTTGTAATATCTTTGCTGGAAGATAAGGTTTTCAGCAGGGTTTTGAGTTGGTTGTCTGTCACTTCAACACGTTCCGTACTGGAATTCGCCATTCGCAGAATATGATCCGCTTCCATGCTCTGAGATGTAGCAACTTCAGAAATCACCGCAAGATGTGATGAAATCTTGTTGGCTGTCTGGTCGGTTTCCCCGAGAACATGTTCAATCTGGATAATCTGGAGTTCTACAACCTTGCTCATCCAGTAATAAAACAACGTTTTTTCTTTTTTCCTGGCATGCAGGGCATCTCCGAGTCTGGCAACAATTTCTTCAAAAGCCTGGCTCACATGTTCCACCTGCTGACGGGAGATGTCATGATATTGCAAAGCTGTCACCACCTCGCTCATTTCCGGAGTGATTCTGGAGGCCAGTTTCTGAATGTTTTTACAATGTTTGCGGGTGTCCAGGGTCGCGTTTGAAAGTTCATTGATGATGTGCTGAACACTATGACGGCTGGAATCCAGCTCTGAGTTGAAGGTGTTGAGGTGTCTCAGGCTTTCTTTGCCAATTTCCGTAATTTGCTGGGTGGCCTGCCTGGTGGTGGAATAAATGGCATCAATATACTGAATGATTTGTCGATAAAGATTTTCTACAGATTCTGCCACCGCATAAAAATCATGTTTGCCGACCCTGGCAATTTCGATTTTCATTGAAACACCAAGGAACCGTATGGAGTGGCATAATTTTTCCAGAATCTCGGTCAAGGTGGTAACGGAAGCCATTTTCACATTCAGCTCTTCCAGTCCATTCAACACATTTTCAATTCTCTCAGACGCTGATCCCACCTGATCATAAGCATGATCAAACGATTTACGGAAGGCATCAATATTCAGTCCATCCCCGCTTTCAATCATACGGATGATGTCACTGGCACGACTGAGATTTTGAGAGCATAAACCGAAAAATTCATTGAGACGACTGCCAATGGCCAGAAACTCACTTTCAGTTTCCTTGGAGAGTGAATTCATGGCGTGAATGGCCTCTTTCAATTGACGTTCCCAGGTCCGATGTCCGCCAAGACGAAATTTCATCCAGGAAACCCGGGTTTTAATATGATGATAAATCGCGGCCATGAGCTTCAGACAATAAAATTAATGGACAAGGGAAGATTCGATTTCTTCCGCAGAATGAGTCAACTGATTGATATCCAGAATCAACGCTACCGTGCCATCCCCGAGAATGGTGGCACCTGAAATTCCTTCCACATCACGATACATTTTTCCGAGCGATTTGATCACGGTCTGGTGTTCGCCGATGACATAATCCACAACAAATCCAACCCTGCGGTTACTGACTTCAGTGATCACAACCTGTTCAATTTCAGGGGGTTCGCCATCCAGTCCGAATTGCTCCCGCAAGCGGATATATGGTATGATTTCGTTGCGGACATAGGCCACATGTCGATTATGCGCCTTGGCCACATCTTCTCTGCTCAATTCAACACATTCTTCGACAGAAGAAAGCGGAAGCACAAAGAATTCCCTGTCAATTTTTACCAGCAGACCATCAATGATAGCCAATGTCAGCGGTAATTTCAGGGTGATGGTGGTTCCCTGTCCCATTTTGCTCTGGATATCGATACTGCCCCGGAGCGCATTGATACTTTTTTTCACCACGTCCATGCCGACACCACGACCTGAGACACTGGTGACTTGCTTTGCGGTTGAAAAACCCGGCGCAAAGATCAGATTAAAAATCTCCGTATCCGACATTTCCGTATCATGATAGAGGAGTCCACGTTCCACAGCCTTGCTGCGAATGGCGTTAACATTCAGGCCCGCACCATCATCCTGAATCTGAATGAGCACATGGGCGCCGGAATGCGCGGCTGTCAACAGGATTGTTCCCTCCTCAGGTTTGCCTTCAGCAATGCGGGTTTCAGGGGATTCAATACCATGATCGATAGAATTGCGGATAATGTGAACCAGTGGATCATTGAGTTGTTCAATGACAGTCTTATCCAGTTCGGTTTCAGCACCTTCAGTTTGAATCACAACTTTTTTGCCAAGATCATTCGATAAATCACGGACCAGTCGGCGGAATTTATTGAAGGTTGAGCCAATCGGCAACATTCGGACACTCATGGTATTATCTCTGAGTTCCGTTGTCAGTCGTTCGACTTCTTCAGAAATCAGGGTGAGGTCTGAGTCACTTTTCATGTTGGCCCACTGGGTCAGTCGGGCCTGAACAGTCACCAACTCGCCAACCAGGTCAACCAGTTTGTCCAGTTTTTCGGAATCAACACGGATGCTTGAGGACGATTCACCCTGCTGTCGTTTTTCATGGGTATCACGAACCCGGTGCTGTTCCGCCAGAGCGGATTGAATTTTATCCGGAGGCACCAGTCCTGAATCTTCCAGTATTTTACCGATGGGCTTTTGTCCGCCCAATACCTGCTGAAGATCTTCCGGTTTGAGATCTCCGCGTTCAATCAGAATTTCGCCGAGTTTTTTATAGTTACCCTCCTGAAATGTCGCATCATCAATGACATCAATGTGAACCTCACAGACATCTTCGACAAAAATAAAAACATCCTTGATCGCATTGATGCCCCGATTGGTCGTCAACAGAATATCCCAACTCACATAACACAGTTCAGGGTCCATCTCTTTAATGGGTGGAATCAGATGCGTGTCCGCAATGATCACGGCTTCGCCAAGCTCCTGTAATTCTTTGAGCAACGGTGCCGGATTAGTACCATTGGCAAAAATGTCAGTGGAGGGCGTAAACCGTATACGGAAGGTGATGGTTTTTTCAGGATCAGTGTCTTGCTCCAGAGCAGGCTGCTGTTTTTCCTGACGTGACTGTTGTGCTTTGGGTTTTTCTTCAGGTTGCGTTTTTTCTATGGGTGCGGAAAGCAGATTGCGAAATTCCAGGACGATTGCTTCACCAATGGACATATCCACACTTCCCGGTTTGTCATGTCCTTCAAGCAAAGCTTTGATATGATCATGCGCGGACAATGTCAGCGCGATCAATTTGGGGGTGACCGGCAAATCGCCATTCCGGACACGGTCATAGGTGCTCTCTACTTCATGGGTGAATTCAGCGATGTCATCGTGGCCGAACATGGCGCCTGAACCTTTGATGGTGTGCATGGCACGAAACGCGCTGGCAATAATGTCCATGTTTTCCGGATCCTGTTCCAGTTCCAGCATGGCGTTTTCCAGTTCGGCCAGTCGTTCAGTCGCTTCTTCCCGATATACCTCTTTGATTCTATCAAATTCGTCACTCATCCCATCACCTTTTTAACCACCGCTATGAGTTGATCCGGTTTGAAGGGTTTGACAATCCACCCTGTCGCTCCGGCACTTCGTCCTTCCTGTTTTTTAGTATCCTGGGACTCGGTCGTAAGCATGACGATTGGTGTGAACTTGTGGGCAGGATTCGCGCGCAGTTGTTTGATAAGCTCAATCCCGTCTACATTCGGCATGTTCAGGTCCGTGATGACCATATTCACACTGTGTTGCTTGACCTTGTTTATCGCATCAGCACCATCTACAGCCTCAACCACCTCATATCCCGCGTTTTTCAGAGTAAATGTCACCATTTGCCGGATACTGGGCGAATCATCGACGGTCATTATCACTTTGCCCATTTTGCTCCTTCTGTCTTGATTTCTGGTTAATTACAAAGCTTGATCACTTCACGGGCAATGCTCTCCAACGGAAGAACCTTGTCCACACATCCTAATTTGACGGCTTCTTTCGGCATACCATAAACCACACAGGAAGCCTCATCCTGCGCGATGTTATAGCTTCCCATTTCTTTCATTTCAAGCATTCCTTTGGCGCCATCATCCCCCATTCCTGTCATAATTACACCCACCGCGTTTTTACCAGCGTATCTTGCGGCTGAGCGAAACAGGACATCCACCGAAGGACGATGCCTGGTGACCAGTGGACCATCTTTCACTTCCACATAATAACGGGCACCGCTTCGTTTGAGCAGCGTATGTTTGTTGCCCGGAGCGATCAGTGCGCGTCCCCTGACAACAGAATCGTTATTTTCCGCTTCCTTGATCGAAACCTTGCACAAACTGTCCAATCTGCGAGCGAACGCCGCGGTAAAATTTTCGGGCATGTGTTGCACAATTACAATTCCCGGAGAATCCTCAGGAAGTGCTTCCAGAAAAACTTTCAAGGCTTCTGTTCCGCCGGTCGAGGCCCCGACGATCACGACCTTTTCAGTTGTCTGGATCATGGAATGTGTTGGCGCTCTGGCAATCACCGCATCCGCGGTCAGTTTAGGCTGTGGGGTGGAAGAGGCCCTGGATGAAATTTTCCTGGCCTTTGCCATGGCGGCACCTTTCACCACATCACAAATCATGATCTTGGCTTCTTCCAGAAATTGTTTGGTTCCCAGCCTGGGTTTGTGGATGATATCAATCGCGCCCAGTTCCAGTGCTCTTAAAGCGGTTTCAGAGCCTTTGTCGGTGAGACTGGAACACATCACCACCGGTATCGGATGTTGGCTCATCAGTTTCTGCAGGAACGTGATGCCATCCATTCTCGGCATTTCCACATCCAGTGTGATCACATCAGGAATCACGCTTTCCAGTTTATTTGCGGCCACCAATGGATCACTGGCCATTGCCACTACTTCTATCTCCGGATCCGATGAAAGAATCTGTTCCAGGGTTTGTCGGACAATGGCAGAATCATCAATGATCATAACCTTGATTTTATTCATGATAACCGTCAGCTCAATGGTTGAAAATAAAGACTTCGAATCACTTCTTTTTATAAATGGTAGGTGAAACCTGCACCAGCGGAACGTCCATCCCATGCAAGGTTTCTGAGTGGCCTACAAACACATAGCCACCATCATTCAGATTGCGGCAAAACTTATGAAATATTTTTTCCTGAGTAGGTCGATCAAAATAGATAATCACATTACGGCAGAAAATAATGTCATACCGCTCTTTCAAGCCATAGTCTCCATCCATGAAATTCAAACGGCCAAACGTAATCAGACGTCGTAATTCAGGCACGACTCTCAAATTCGGTTTTGCTGGATTCTTGCTTTTCATGAAATATTTATGTTTAAAATCCAGGGGGATCCCGACCACCCGATCAGGGGGATAAACCGCCCTGTGCGCAATTTCAAGGACTTCCATGGAAATGTCCGTTGCCAGAATTGAAAACCCTGAAATAGCTGATTGATTTCTGGAATGGAACTCGGAAAGGACCATGGCCAGGGTATAAGGTTCTTCGCCACTTGAACATCCAGCACTCCAGACTTTCAGGCTTTTTCGTGAACCGTGCTGTTGCACCAGGTCAGGGATTGCGGTGCGAGTCATGTAGTCAAAATGGCCGGCTTCCCTGAAAAATTCGGTTTTGTTGGTAGTGACCTTGTTAATGAACGGGATCATTTCCTGCGCTTTCCCTTCAGGGCTGAACAGAAAATCAATGTATTCGGTGAAAGAATTCAACCCGAGCAGTCGCAGTCGTTTCTGCAGACGTGATTCCAGCAACACTTTCTTGATCGGAGGCATCTTGATGCCAAACTCCCGATGAATGAACTGGCTCAAACGCTGAAAATCATGCTCACTTAACGTGTTGTTGATCATAGGGGGATCTCTTACCACAAATCAATTTCAGTTGTTTCTTTCTCCTGTTTTTCAAGAGAACGTTTCCAGTATTGTTCATCACGTTGGACAATCTCTGTTCCATAGGTTTTCTGGATTTTTCGAACATGCACAGAAAAATCCATGGCGGAAAAGTGTATCACGCGGCCATTGTCTCCGCCCAGATCAGCCGCGATCAGCGGAATTTTTTCTGTGGCCAGATACTCCCGAATAAAGCGCGCGTTCACTTGCCCCACGCAGAAAAAATTAGTCGAATCATTAGAATTCTGAAGCATATTACCCCCACCGAAAGCCTTGGCCTTCAGATATTCTTTGCGTGCGCCGTTTTTGATCATTTCATTGATCAGCAATTCCATGGAATGAATCCCATACCGACCCGCTTCGGTGATCTCAACCGGTAAGGCTTTTGAATAACGCTTATTGCTCAGCAAAAAGTGGTTCATCCCAATAATTTTCCGGACAGGATCATACAGGCATGCGGCAACACAGGATCCCAGCAACGTGGAAATGATAATAGGCTCTTTTGTCGCGTGAAACTCCCCCGGATCAATCGTGATTTGGGGGTGTCCTCTCCAGATTCTTTGTCGCAAATATTCCTCATTTAAAAGAGTGACCTTTTTATTTTTCCGCAAACATCAGGTGCCGTCAGCCAATCGCCCGTTCACAGGTTTCAACCATTGAGCATTCCCAGAGATTCTGAATCAAAAATTTTATTGATATTCAGGATGATAATAAAATTATCTCCGTGCTTCCCCATGCCGTCAATAAATTCAGTATTCAATCGGGTTCCGATTTTAGGTGCCGCTTCAATTTCAGAAAGTTCCAGAACCTCCTGAACTGAATCCGCAATCGCCCCCAGCAGCAGATGATCGCCTTCCAGTGTGATTTCCACAATGATAATGCAGGTATTGATGGTTTTTTCTGTGCGGGTCATTCCCAGTTTCAGTTTCAGATCTACAACCGGAACCACGCTTCCACGCAGATTGATCACACCTTTCATATAGTCGGGTGTCTGTGGAACCCGTGTCACAGACTCAAATTCCAGCACTTCCCGTATTGAACCGATATCCAGCGCGAAGATTTCATCATCCAGTGTGAACGTCAGATATTGTTCTACGTTATCCAAACTTTCATTTTTTGATTTTTCGTTATGTTCCATGGGCATACCTCTGGACCGGGCCTTCTACCTTCGATGTGAATAAACAGGATTTCCATGGATAGACAAGATTTAGAAATCCAATGCAGGACAGTTGCTTCTGTCAACCGAAACAAAGCCATTTTTTCTGGTTGAAACCAACGGTGTCTACCAATTGACGTAATAGCGCGGGGCAAAGGCCATCCAGTTGGACGGTTTTTCCTGATTTGGCCGCTGTTTGAGACAAAGAATAGAGCAATTGTACAAAAGATAAATCAGCCTCGGTCAAGCCACTTAAATCCAGTTTGAGAAGCTGAACTTTATCCAGTGCCTCGACCAAGCCTGTTTTCAACTCTTTGGCATAACCAATCGTTGAGTGGCCCTGGATGCGCAGTTTTCCTGTCTGATTATCTTCTGAAATAAATTCTAACATGGTTTCCTTTGTTATTATTCTTGCGGATGTAACGGTTCAGCGGCTACCACAATATTGCGTCCAGATTCCTTTCCGCGATAGAGGCAATCATCCGCTTTTTTCAGGAGCATTTCAACATCTGTCGCATCATCCGGATAGGTCGCAACCCCTATTGTTACCGTGAGATTTCCTGTGGGTTGCATTTCCTGGTGAGGTATGACTTCATCCTCAATCGCTTTTCTGAGTTTTTCAGCGACCTTGATCGCCGCGTCTTTATTGCAATTGGGAAGGATTACGACAAATTCCTCGCCACCAAATCTCGCGGCAAGATCCCCGTTGCGAACATTCTGGGCAAACACAATTGCGACGGTGGCCAACACCACATCGCCCATCTGGTGTCCATGGGTGTCATTGTAAAATTTGAAATTATCCACATCTGAAATGATAAAGGAAAACGGTTGTTTGGTGTCAGGATACAAAGTCAGCAGGGCACTGACGAATTCATCCATTCTGCGGCGATTCGCCAATCCGGTCAACCTGTCTGTATCGGCCGCCCGTTCAACCCGGTCCAGTTCACGATGCTTGTAATACCAGATCCTGAATTTGGTCATGGCATGTTTAAGATCAAACACCGAGTAGGGTTTTCCCAGAAATTCGTCTATTTCCCGTTCTACCAGCAACAACCGGTTGAGCGAGTTGTTGCAGTAATTACTGATGATAAAAATCGGTGCCCCATGAACTTTCAGGGCATTGATCAGGTTTTCAACAGCCGCCAGTTCTGATTCCATCATGTGAGGATACTGGACATCGACAATCAGGAGGTCAAACCTGTGGTCCAGCGGACTATCCAGATATTCCTGCGGATCCGCATAGATGACAGGTTCACATTCGCTCCATTCCGAATAAAGCGCACCCTGGATGATCATACGATCTGATTCATTGACATCAATGATCGCGACTTTGGGTTTGTCAGACGAATGGACTCTCTGATTTTTGCGAATCATCGACTGTGCGGTGGTGAGCTTCAATTTTTCAGCGAGAATATGCGCGAACAAAAAATAAAAGACCGGCACCAGTTCGTCATCATTCTGAACCTTGAATACTTCATGTGGAAACGAAACCAGTTCACAATCGCTCTGCGCGATCACATCGGCAGATCTTGGTCCCGGTGAAATGACCGACATCTCACCCGCAATGTCTCCCGGACGTTCCAGACGCAGGATGAATTTTTCCTGGCTCATCACATCCAGTGTTCCTTCGACCAGAATAAACATTTCCGGAGGCATGGTGTCGCCATCCTTGATCAAGACTTCATCTTTTTTCAAATGCAGGAGATAGCCTTGTTGAAGAACCTTTCGCAGAACAAGTTTTCCCGCCTTCTTAAAATACCTGCTTTCCTGGAGAATATTCAGGATCACTTCCAGGCGTGGATGAGTCACCAACAGTTTCGGATTATTTTTATCTGGTACTGATAAAGGGGTACGAAGCATAGATCTCCTCTTGACATTCCATTGTGGTTTTGTAGGGTTTATTCACCAGTCATGCCATAAAAATCAAGAGGATTGTATGTTTATACGGATCCGGGGTAAAAATAAAATAGTTGTAAACCATTTATGACGTATTGAATATTCTCCTGTCAATTAAAACTTCTGGAAATCGTTTATGCTAATGTATGTGATCAGCTTTGTTGTGACACCACTGTTGCTTTGGGGGTGGGGATTGTTACGGTTTCATCGTTACAAACGGTTGAACCTTAAGGTGTTAATGCTATTTTTTGTTGCGGGAGCCGTCAGTGGTTTGATCGCGCTGTTGATGAACCACTCGATTGAAAAATACACCATGTTCTGGCCTGATGCGGAAGAGCAGTTACTGGGAACCTGGGACACTGGAATGCCTGTGTATGCCTATGGTTTCTGGTTTCTTGTCGGCTTTAATGAGGAATTTGCGAAAATGCTGGTGCTGTTGATGTTGTTTTTTCCGTTCAGGTTCATTGAGGAACCGCTGGATGGTATTTTTTATTCAGTCACAGTGGCCATGGGATTCGCGACCCTGGAAAATCTGTTTTATGTGAGCCAGTATGGTTACTCCATTCTGATGACGCGTTCCATTGTCACCTTGCCGGCTCACATGTTCATGAGTGTTCCGGTCGGATACTTTGTGGCAAAATCGAGATTGTTGCTGGAGGTTCGGCCACTCCCGCCACTGGGCATGACCTATAGCATTCGTTATATCCTGGCCGGTTGGTTTCTATCTTCATTTCTGCATGGATTTTATGATTTTATCCTGTCAACAGAATGGAGAGTTTTCGCCTATGTTCAAATCCTGCTCATGATCGCAATGGCTATTATCCTGAGCCGTCATGTCATGCGAGTCTCGCCCTACAAACCGCCCGCAGAGTCCCTACACACGTCAAACGGTTGAGAGAAAGGTTAGCTGTGGAAATCAGATGTCTTCAACCGTTGGGGGATGATGCCTGTTTGATCTGATACTTCAATTGGGCAATCGCTTCCATCATTACCATCATGAGTGACGGTGAGGCCTGAAACCGTTGAATAACCGGGATAATTTCAAACAAGGCTTCATTCAGCAACCCTGGATCTGATTGTGTCGAGGTGGCTTCATGAAACAGTTTGGTCAAAGACATGACTTCCATCAGGGACTGGGTCTGTTCCATTTCATGTGTGATCATTTTGATAATTTTTCTGAAACGTTCCGCTTCACGGTTTTCTTTAGTCAACAGAACCAGATTTTCGAAAGCTTCCCGTTTGGCGTCACCCGAGGCCTTTTCATAGGTGCTGAGTTCAACTTCAAACAAGGCACGGTTTTTGAGGGCAAGGGCCTTGTCATAATCCGGTTGCCCTTCGAGGATCGTGTTCAACTGGGCAAATGCGGATTTGTATCTTTTTTTCTCAAAATACCATTCGCCCTTGAGATAGGAGATTTGCGACACAGCCTGAAGGGCTTCCGGATATTTTTCAGAATCGGGAGGCACCTGCCTGAACAAAATCAACGCGGACTGGTAGCGTTTTTTGCCCAGTGCTTCCATACCTTTTTCAAACGGGGATTTTTTGTATTCTGTCCAGTATTGCTTCAAGGGGGCACAGGCCGACAACCCTGTCAGGAGTAAGGCCATAAGCAGCAGTTTTTTGACAGGAATTGTTCTGCTTCGGTATCCCCGGGAGAAAATATGAGCCATCAGTCTGTTCCTGTTCATTGTTGTGAATTACGAACCTTTCTTTGTAGTGCAACCACAATACCAACAATCAGAACCGTGAGGATGAGAATCCCGATGCCAAGGCCGACGAACGAAATAGCGTTCTTGAAAACAACCATGAACACAATGCTGATCAACAACAGGGTTGGAATTTCATTGAACATTCTCAAATGCTTGCCTGTCATTTTGCAGGTACCCTCCAGCAATTGTTTGCGCACCAGCCCGCACCAGTAATGATAGCCCAGCAACAACGCGATGAGAAACAGTTTGACATGCAACCAGGGCTGAAAGCCCCAATACATGATCAGGGCTGTACCCATCACAACCGTCAGGACCATGCCCGGCTGGGTTATGGCATACCACAGTCGTTTTTCCATCAGGGCAAACTGATTTTCAAAAAGTTTTCTTTCATACTCCGGTTTTTCAGAGGCTTCCTGATGGTATACAAACAACCGTCCCAAATAGAATAAACCGCTGAACCAGACAACAACGCCAATAATATGAAGTGATTTAAGCCAAAACACGAGGTCTCCTTGCAAGAGGTGAGAGTAGACAATCAGGTTGAGGGGAAATCAGATACACGCAGACGGGATAAACTGCCAGTGTTTACTCGGGATTCAACCACTGAAGTTTAAAAAAACCATC
The sequence above is a segment of the SAR324 cluster bacterium genome. Coding sequences within it:
- a CDS encoding chemotaxis protein CheA; amino-acid sequence: MSDEFDRIKEVYREEATERLAELENAMLELEQDPENMDIIASAFRAMHTIKGSGAMFGHDDIAEFTHEVESTYDRVRNGDLPVTPKLIALTLSAHDHIKALLEGHDKPGSVDMSIGEAIVLEFRNLLSAPIEKTQPEEKPKAQQSRQEKQQPALEQDTDPEKTITFRIRFTPSTDIFANGTNPAPLLKELQELGEAVIIADTHLIPPIKEMDPELCYVSWDILLTTNRGINAIKDVFIFVEDVCEVHIDVIDDATFQEGNYKKLGEILIERGDLKPEDLQQVLGGQKPIGKILEDSGLVPPDKIQSALAEQHRVRDTHEKRQQGESSSSIRVDSEKLDKLVDLVGELVTVQARLTQWANMKSDSDLTLISEEVERLTTELRDNTMSVRMLPIGSTFNKFRRLVRDLSNDLGKKVVIQTEGAETELDKTVIEQLNDPLVHIIRNSIDHGIESPETRIAEGKPEEGTILLTAAHSGAHVLIQIQDDGAGLNVNAIRSKAVERGLLYHDTEMSDTEIFNLIFAPGFSTAKQVTSVSGRGVGMDVVKKSINALRGSIDIQSKMGQGTTITLKLPLTLAIIDGLLVKIDREFFVLPLSSVEECVELSREDVAKAHNRHVAYVRNEIIPYIRLREQFGLDGEPPEIEQVVITEVSNRRVGFVVDYVIGEHQTVIKSLGKMYRDVEGISGATILGDGTVALILDINQLTHSAEEIESSLVH
- a CDS encoding response regulator; its protein translation is MGKVIMTVDDSPSIRQMVTFTLKNAGYEVVEAVDGADAINKVKQHSVNMVITDLNMPNVDGIELIKQLRANPAHKFTPIVMLTTESQDTKKQEGRSAGATGWIVKPFKPDQLIAVVKKVMG
- a CDS encoding chemotaxis response regulator protein-glutamate methylesterase; amino-acid sequence: MNKIKVMIIDDSAIVRQTLEQILSSDPEIEVVAMASDPLVAANKLESVIPDVITLDVEMPRMDGITFLQKLMSQHPIPVVMCSSLTDKGSETALRALELGAIDIIHKPRLGTKQFLEEAKIMICDVVKGAAMAKARKISSRASSTPQPKLTADAVIARAPTHSMIQTTEKVVIVGASTGGTEALKVFLEALPEDSPGIVIVQHMPENFTAAFARRLDSLCKVSIKEAENNDSVVRGRALIAPGNKHTLLKRSGARYYVEVKDGPLVTRHRPSVDVLFRSAARYAGKNAVGVIMTGMGDDGAKGMLEMKEMGSYNIAQDEASCVVYGMPKEAVKLGCVDKVLPLESIAREVIKLCN
- a CDS encoding protein-glutamate O-methyltransferase; this translates as MINNTLSEHDFQRLSQFIHREFGIKMPPIKKVLLESRLQKRLRLLGLNSFTEYIDFLFSPEGKAQEMIPFINKVTTNKTEFFREAGHFDYMTRTAIPDLVQQHGSRKSLKVWSAGCSSGEEPYTLAMVLSEFHSRNQSAISGFSILATDISMEVLEIAHRAVYPPDRVVGIPLDFKHKYFMKSKNPAKPNLRVVPELRRLITFGRLNFMDGDYGLKERYDIIFCRNVIIYFDRPTQEKIFHKFCRNLNDGGYVFVGHSETLHGMDVPLVQVSPTIYKKK
- a CDS encoding chemotaxis protein CheD, which gives rise to MRQRIWRGHPQITIDPGEFHATKEPIIISTLLGSCVAACLYDPVRKIIGMNHFLLSNKRYSKALPVEITEAGRYGIHSMELLINEMIKNGARKEYLKAKAFGGGNMLQNSNDSTNFFCVGQVNARFIREYLATEKIPLIAADLGGDNGRVIHFSAMDFSVHVRKIQKTYGTEIVQRDEQYWKRSLEKQEKETTEIDLW
- a CDS encoding chemotaxis protein CheW, with translation MEHNEKSKNESLDNVEQYLTFTLDDEIFALDIGSIREVLEFESVTRVPQTPDYMKGVINLRGSVVPVVDLKLKLGMTRTEKTINTCIIIVEITLEGDHLLLGAIADSVQEVLELSEIEAAPKIGTRLNTEFIDGMGKHGDNFIIILNINKIFDSESLGMLNG
- a CDS encoding STAS domain-containing protein; its protein translation is MLEFISEDNQTGKLRIQGHSTIGYAKELKTGLVEALDKVQLLKLDLSGLTEADLSFVQLLYSLSQTAAKSGKTVQLDGLCPALLRQLVDTVGFNQKKWLCFG
- a CDS encoding diguanylate cyclase, producing the protein MLRTPLSVPDKNNPKLLVTHPRLEVILNILQESRYFKKAGKLVLRKVLQQGYLLHLKKDEVLIKDGDTMPPEMFILVEGTLDVMSQEKFILRLERPGDIAGEMSVISPGPRSADVIAQSDCELVSFPHEVFKVQNDDELVPVFYFLFAHILAEKLKLTTAQSMIRKNQRVHSSDKPKVAIIDVNESDRMIIQGALYSEWSECEPVIYADPQEYLDSPLDHRFDLLIVDVQYPHMMESELAAVENLINALKVHGAPIFIISNYCNNSLNRLLLVEREIDEFLGKPYSVFDLKHAMTKFRIWYYKHRELDRVERAADTDRLTGLANRRRMDEFVSALLTLYPDTKQPFSFIISDVDNFKFYNDTHGHQMGDVVLATVAIVFAQNVRNGDLAARFGGEEFVVILPNCNKDAAIKVAEKLRKAIEDEVIPHQEMQPTGNLTVTIGVATYPDDATDVEMLLKKADDCLYRGKESGRNIVVAAEPLHPQE
- a CDS encoding PrsW family intramembrane metalloprotease; the encoded protein is MLMYVISFVVTPLLLWGWGLLRFHRYKRLNLKVLMLFFVAGAVSGLIALLMNHSIEKYTMFWPDAEEQLLGTWDTGMPVYAYGFWFLVGFNEEFAKMLVLLMLFFPFRFIEEPLDGIFYSVTVAMGFATLENLFYVSQYGYSILMTRSIVTLPAHMFMSVPVGYFVAKSRLLLEVRPLPPLGMTYSIRYILAGWFLSSFLHGFYDFILSTEWRVFAYVQILLMIAMAIILSRHVMRVSPYKPPAESLHTSNG
- the hemJ gene encoding protoporphyrinogen oxidase HemJ: MQGDLVFWLKSLHIIGVVVWFSGLFYLGRLFVYHQEASEKPEYERKLFENQFALMEKRLWYAITQPGMVLTVVMGTALIMYWGFQPWLHVKLFLIALLLGYHYWCGLVRKQLLEGTCKMTGKHLRMFNEIPTLLLISIVFMVVFKNAISFVGLGIGILILTVLIVGIVVALQRKVRNSQQ